In Mytilus trossulus isolate FHL-02 chromosome 6, PNRI_Mtr1.1.1.hap1, whole genome shotgun sequence, a single window of DNA contains:
- the LOC134722387 gene encoding zinc finger protein 83-like: MEIKSETNIVCDELAQNDLQRALNSIKVERNHNRSENVPEYQRESSIVGRNVVADNEQETISTHTNENLSSTIYTNSEKDIKIEESMFTKETKELNFKPSAETAKNATLTDESYDIKPIVQKPPSCEQKTSSTHTIENMPSITNAEKDTKNEESNFTMMETKELNCFEPSVKIAKNTTLIDDRCTIKPNVRKPYSGKEVKKPRMLENKNMASHSKAGPDNDETKDRKTNGKAKHASHDTDTTGQAADDSKCTMCYKSIQCKHTTTDSKDNTKKFQCDVCGNWFKHTYTLRKHKCNHEGEYSCSVCNKRYGLPSYLKRHMRNHTDEKTFYKCRYCDKSLCSTSSLAAHERLHTLDKPFECDVCHKRFTQSSNLTTHKKVHSEYRPYVCELCSKPFRHKQSLLVHLRSHTHERPYTCVTCGQTFTQNTHMRTHERLHSGVKPYKCDMCDKTFSRKHHLGYHLETHSGKTYKCSICEKSFTAERAVIQHERIHTGDTPYKCDVCGKEFKYHGYLSVHKRIHTGDMPFRCKICPKEFIVASSLQQHLKHNHRNKKKRTVSIHAPLSDDQNDSSTKSNTESCTNISEVQNTIDNVQIDSVKPTCDSSKKKPVTSSIVRPNGKKRKVNKNLDASNKNLSKKRRSKRT, translated from the coding sequence atggagaTTAAATCAGAAACGAATATTGTTTGTGATGAACTTGCACAAAACGATTTACAACGTGCTCTTAACTCTATTAAGGTTGAACGAAATCATAATCGTTCTGAAAACGTGCCGGAATATCAGAGAGAGTCGTCTATCGTCGGTAGAAATGTTGTCGCTGACAACGAACAGGAAACAATTAGTactcatacaaatgaaaatctgTCGTCCACTATATATACAAACTCGGAAAAAGACATTAAAATCGAGGAAAGTATGTTTACCAAGGAAACAAaggaattaaattttaaaccgaGCGCCGAAACTGCAAAAAATGCTACTTTGACAGACGAAAGTTACGACATAAAACCAATCGTTCAAAAACCTCCCTCCTGTGAACAGAAAACAAGTAGCACTCATACAATAGAAAATATGCCATCCATTACAAATGCAGAAAAAGACACTAAAAACGAGGAAAGTAATTTTACCATGATGGAAACAAAGgaattaaattgttttgaaCCGAGTgtcaaaattgcaaaaaatactACTTTGATAGATGATAGATGCACCATAAAACCAAACGTTCGAAAACCTTACTCCGGTAAAGAGGTCAAAAAGCCTCGTATgctagaaaacaaaaatatggcGTCTCATTCAAAAGCTGGTCCTGATAATGATGAAACCAAAGACAGGAAGACCAATGGTAAAGCAAAACATGCATCGCATGACACGGATACGACTGGACAAGCAGCAGACGACAGCAAATGTACAATGTGTTACAAAAGTATCCAGTGTAAACATACTACAACTGATAGCAAAGATAACACTAAGAAATTCCAGTGTGATGTATGTGGCAACTGGTTTAAACATACCTACACACTGAGAAAACACAAGTGTAATCACGAAGGAGAATATTCCTGTAGTGTATGCAACAAACGGTACGGTCTACCAAGCTATTTAAAAAGACATATGCGTAACCATACTGACGAGAAAACGTTTTATAAATGTCGTTATTGTGATAAGTCGCTGTGCAGTACATCCAGTCTGGCTGCGCACGAGAGACTGCATACGTTGGACAAACCATTCGAGTGCGACGTCTGTCATAAACGGTTTACTCAGTCTAGTAACCTTACAACTCATAAAAAAGTTCATTCAGAGTATAGACCATATGTTTGTGAACTTTGTTCTAAACCTTTTAGGCACAAACAGTCATTATTGGTACATTTGCGTTCCCATACACACGAGCGACCGTACACGTGTGTCACATGTGGACAAACTTTTACTCAAAACACACACATGCGTACTCATGAGCGACTTCACTCTGGTGTGAAGCCTTACAAATGTGACATGTGTGATAAGACATTCTCACGGAAGCATCACTTAGGGTATCATCTAGAAACTCATTCTGGAAAGACATATAAATGTTCTATCTGTGAGAAATCTTTTACGGCGGAGAGAGCTGTTATACAACATGAGCGCATACACACTGGTGACACGCCATATAAATGTGACGTCTGTGGGAAGGAGTTTAAATATCATGGCTACCTAAGCGTTCATAAGAGAATACATACAGGAGATATGCCATTCAGATGTAAAATCTGTCCAAAGGAATTTATTGTAGCTAGTTCCTTGCAACAACACTTAAAACACAACCATAGAAACAAGAAAAAACGTACTGTTTCAATACATGCGCCTCTATCTGATGATCAAAATGATTCATCTACTAAATCAAATACGGAAAGTTGCACCAACATTTCAGAAGTACAGAACACTATCGATAATGTACAAATCGATTCAGTCAAACCAACATGTGATTCTTCAAAAAAGAAACCAGTAACTTCCTCTATTGTCAGACCGAATGGTAAGAAAAGAAAGGTGAATAAAAACCTAGATGCTAGTAACAAGAACCTGTCAAAAAAGCGGCGCAGTAAAAGAACTTAG